TCTTTTTCTAAAGCTCTTAATGCATTTTCCCAAACTCCATTGCTTTCCATGGTAAGGAACATTTCCGGCTTGTTTCGGTTGATAAGACCGATAAACTTGTCATATTCCGTATTGAACTGATAGACATTGGCAGAAATGAAATGTAATTTTTGAGAGGACCGCTTGCCCCTCTGATGTTTCCTTACTCTGTAGAGAGGAGTATACTTTACAAGAATTACCCCATGATGTACAAATAAGATAAAAAGAGTGCCCTGGAAATACCAGAAATATTCGGCTGATCTAAAGAAAAATCCTAAGAGGAAGGTAAGCACAATAAAGTACGTGATTTGAATTTTTCCAAACTCAGGAACCCGAAATATCCAATGCTGGTTTTGAATTTTAGGTAATAATGTCAATAGAACCAGCAGGCCGGTTAAAATCAAATAAGCACTCCACATGTTATAAAAATAGATGGCTAAAAATAATCCTTTTTTACAAGAATTCAAATGAAATCATCTTTTTTAGTATGAAATAAATGAAGTTTGAGTCAGATTTTTCTTACTTTTATTCTGTTATATTTTGAATCAATACTATGAATAAAATTTTCGCAGTTGTATGCTTTTTAAGTACATTCTGCTTTGGACAGCAACTCCAGAACCCGGACATTGAGAAACCTATCAGGGATTTGTTCGCAGGTATGAAGAATGCAGATTCGGAACTGGTAAAGTCGGCATTTACTGAAACGGCCATTCTACAGACTATTACAAAAGAAGGAGTAGTGAAAACAGATGATATACCTGGTTTTATATCTGCTGTTTCCAAAGCCGCTAAAGGCGATCTGGATGAAAGGATTACTATAGCATCTGTACTTGTAGACGGCAATATGGCGAGCGTTTTC
The sequence above is drawn from the Chryseobacterium daecheongense genome and encodes:
- a CDS encoding nuclear transport factor 2 family protein, encoding MNKIFAVVCFLSTFCFGQQLQNPDIEKPIRDLFAGMKNADSELVKSAFTETAILQTITKEGVVKTDDIPGFISAVSKAAKGDLDERITIASVLVDGNMASVFTPYQFYYQGKFSHCGANSFQLVKQNNSWKIQYIIDTRRKENCENKK